The Lactobacillus sp. ESL0680 genome has a segment encoding these proteins:
- a CDS encoding NAD(P)H-dependent glycerol-3-phosphate dehydrogenase, with protein MTKVAVLGAGSWGTVLGSMLADNGNEVVLFGNNEQVIHEINEQHTNLHYMKNWQVNETATATGDLEAALAGAEVVLFVLPTSAIRSVAKNVHQVLTATGNKPLLVTATKGIEPGTKKLISEILTEEVYPDDTDKIVAISGPSHAESVAQKDLTAISCASTSMENAQKVQKMMSNDYVRFYTNDDLVGVEVAGAVKNVIAIAAGILVGKHYGDDAKAALMTRGLAEITRLGVNYFGAKPLTFSGLAGIGDLIVTCTSVNSRNWRCGKQIGEGKSLDYVLENMGQVVEGATTVKAVHELCAEKQIDMPISEAIYRVLYENTNVDDEITKMMGRSPKQEIRL; from the coding sequence ATGACAAAAGTTGCAGTTTTAGGAGCAGGTTCATGGGGAACCGTTTTGGGTTCAATGCTTGCTGATAATGGAAATGAAGTTGTCCTATTCGGCAATAACGAACAGGTCATTCACGAAATTAATGAGCAGCACACTAACTTGCATTACATGAAGAATTGGCAAGTTAATGAAACAGCTACGGCAACTGGTGATCTTGAAGCGGCTTTGGCTGGCGCTGAAGTTGTTTTGTTTGTTTTGCCAACTAGTGCAATCCGCAGTGTTGCCAAGAACGTCCACCAAGTTTTGACGGCAACTGGCAATAAACCATTATTAGTTACTGCAACTAAGGGAATTGAACCAGGAACCAAAAAATTGATTTCGGAGATTTTGACTGAAGAAGTTTATCCAGATGATACCGATAAAATTGTTGCGATTTCTGGTCCTAGTCATGCCGAAAGTGTTGCGCAGAAGGACCTAACGGCAATTTCTTGTGCTTCAACCAGCATGGAAAATGCCCAAAAAGTGCAAAAGATGATGTCTAATGATTACGTCCGCTTTTACACCAATGATGATTTAGTTGGTGTTGAAGTTGCCGGTGCCGTTAAGAACGTTATTGCGATTGCTGCCGGAATTTTGGTCGGTAAGCATTATGGTGATGATGCTAAGGCAGCCCTAATGACAAGAGGTTTAGCAGAAATTACACGGCTTGGCGTTAATTATTTTGGCGCTAAGCCGCTAACCTTTAGCGGCCTGGCTGGTATTGGCGACCTGATTGTTACTTGTACTTCTGTCAATTCTCGTAACTGGCGCTGTGGTAAGCAAATTGGTGAGGGTAAGAGCTTAGACTACGTTCTTGAAAATATGGGACAAGTGGTTGAAGGTGCTACAACAGTTAAAGCAGTCCACGAATTATGTGCAGAAAAGCAAATTGACATGCCAATTAGTGAGGCAATCTACCGGGTTTTATATGAAAATACCAACGTGGATGATGAAATTACCAAGATGATGGGTCGAAGTCCAAAGCAGGAAATTAGACTTTAA
- the lgt gene encoding prolipoprotein diacylglyceryl transferase, which produces MTLAINPVALQLGGISIKWYGVIMAVAIVLAASMAIIEGKRRQIASDDFIDLLLWGVPLGYVGARIYYVIFEWGYYSQHPDQIIAIWNGGIAIYGGLIAGAVVLLIFCHKRNLPPFLMLDVITPGVLAAQILGRWGNFMNQEAHGGPTTLSFLQSLHLPQFIITQMKINGVYYQPTFLYESFFNLVGLVILLSLRHRKHLFKQGEVFMFYLGWYAIVRFFVEGLRTDSLYLAGGIRVSQLLSLVLFLVVVALFIYRRVKVKPKWYLDGSGLKYPYSRD; this is translated from the coding sequence ATGACATTAGCAATTAATCCAGTTGCCCTTCAATTGGGTGGGATTAGTATTAAGTGGTATGGCGTTATCATGGCAGTTGCAATTGTGCTTGCAGCTTCAATGGCGATAATTGAAGGCAAGCGTCGGCAAATTGCAAGTGATGACTTTATTGACCTGCTGCTATGGGGCGTACCGCTGGGGTATGTTGGTGCCCGCATTTACTATGTGATTTTTGAATGGGGCTATTATTCGCAGCATCCGGATCAGATTATTGCCATTTGGAACGGCGGGATTGCCATCTATGGTGGCTTAATTGCTGGGGCAGTTGTTCTGTTGATTTTTTGCCATAAGCGAAATTTGCCACCATTTTTGATGCTTGACGTAATTACTCCGGGAGTTCTTGCAGCTCAAATATTGGGTCGGTGGGGAAACTTCATGAACCAAGAAGCTCATGGCGGACCAACAACCTTGTCCTTTTTACAAAGTCTTCATTTGCCGCAATTTATCATTACGCAAATGAAAATTAATGGGGTGTATTACCAGCCAACCTTTTTGTATGAATCATTTTTCAACTTAGTTGGTCTGGTAATCCTTTTAAGTTTGCGTCATCGCAAGCACCTCTTTAAACAGGGCGAAGTTTTCATGTTTTATCTTGGCTGGTATGCAATTGTCCGCTTTTTTGTTGAGGGACTGCGCACTGATAGTCTGTATTTAGCAGGCGGTATTCGCGTTTCGCAACTATTAAGTTTGGTGCTATTTTTAGTGGTGGTGGCATTATTTATTTATCGCCGAGTAAAAGTTAAGCCCAAATGGTACCTTGACGGCAGCGGCCTTAAGTATCCATATTCACGAGATTAA
- the uvrB gene encoding excinuclease ABC subunit UvrB — translation MIKRQEKRKFELVSKFQPAGDQEQAIQELTKGFKAGNKEQILEGATGTGKTFTMANIIANLNKPTLVISHNKTLVGQLYGEFKEFFPHNAVDYFVSYYDYYQPEAYVPQSDTYIEKDSAINDEIDQLRHQATSDLMERNDVIVVASVSCIYGLGDPHEYAASVITVHEGEEYDRNTLLRDLVNIQYDRNDIDFQRGRFRVRGDSVEVFPAGNSNHAYRIEFFGDEIDRIVEVDSLTGEVIGERESISLFPATHFMTNDEQMRRALKLISQEMKLQVKEFEGEGKLLEAERIKQRTTYDMEMMGEVGYTNGIENYSRHMEGRKEGEPPYTLLDFFPDDFLILIDESHATMPEIRAMYNGDRNRKKTLIDYGFRLPSALDNRPLKLQEFEKHVNQILYVSATPGDYELERTDHKVEQIIRPTGLLDPKIDVRPIEGQIDDLVAEINKRIDQNERVFVTTLTKKMAEDLTDYLKDLGIKVQYLHSDVKTLERMQILRDLRLGKYDVLIGINLLREGIDVPEVSLVAILDADKEGFLRAYRPLVQTMGRASRNQNGEVIMYADSITDSMREAIEATQRRRKLQIAFNEEHGITPTTIVKPIRDTISATKTADDEPDSDSFADLNFDELTAKQKKTMISDLREQMQDAAKKLDFEGAATLRDAIMELENSTRKPIKKKGKTLNGK, via the coding sequence ATGATTAAGCGACAAGAAAAGCGTAAATTTGAACTTGTATCTAAATTTCAGCCTGCTGGTGACCAAGAACAGGCGATCCAGGAGCTAACTAAAGGCTTTAAAGCTGGCAATAAGGAACAAATTCTTGAAGGGGCAACTGGTACGGGGAAGACCTTTACCATGGCCAACATTATTGCTAATTTAAATAAACCCACCTTAGTTATTTCTCACAATAAAACATTGGTGGGTCAGCTTTATGGCGAATTTAAAGAATTTTTCCCGCATAATGCCGTTGACTACTTCGTGTCCTACTATGATTACTACCAGCCTGAAGCCTACGTGCCGCAGTCTGATACTTATATTGAAAAGGATTCAGCGATTAATGATGAGATTGATCAGTTGCGTCACCAAGCAACCAGCGACTTGATGGAACGCAATGATGTGATTGTCGTGGCCTCGGTTTCCTGTATCTATGGGTTAGGTGACCCGCATGAGTACGCGGCCAGTGTGATTACCGTGCATGAAGGTGAAGAATACGACCGCAATACTTTACTGCGTGACCTAGTTAATATTCAGTATGACCGCAATGATATTGACTTTCAGCGTGGGCGTTTTCGTGTGCGCGGCGATAGTGTAGAAGTTTTTCCAGCGGGGAACTCCAACCACGCTTATCGAATTGAATTTTTTGGTGATGAAATTGATCGGATTGTGGAAGTTGATTCGCTGACTGGCGAGGTAATTGGTGAGCGTGAGAGTATTTCACTGTTTCCTGCCACCCACTTTATGACCAATGATGAGCAGATGCGGCGAGCACTGAAATTAATTTCTCAAGAAATGAAATTACAGGTCAAGGAATTTGAAGGTGAAGGCAAATTACTGGAGGCTGAACGGATTAAGCAGCGGACGACCTATGACATGGAAATGATGGGTGAGGTTGGCTACACTAACGGAATTGAAAACTATTCGCGTCACATGGAAGGGCGCAAGGAAGGTGAACCACCTTATACGCTGCTTGATTTCTTCCCCGATGATTTTTTAATTCTGATTGATGAGTCACATGCCACAATGCCGGAAATCCGAGCAATGTACAATGGTGACCGTAATCGGAAGAAGACGCTGATTGACTATGGTTTTCGTCTGCCATCAGCCTTAGATAACCGACCGTTAAAATTGCAGGAATTTGAAAAACACGTTAACCAAATTTTATATGTGTCAGCTACTCCTGGTGATTATGAGTTGGAACGAACAGATCATAAGGTTGAGCAAATTATCAGGCCGACCGGTCTGCTGGACCCCAAGATTGACGTTCGACCAATTGAAGGTCAGATTGATGATTTGGTCGCAGAAATTAACAAGCGCATTGACCAGAATGAACGAGTTTTTGTGACCACGCTAACCAAAAAGATGGCGGAAGACTTAACGGATTACCTCAAGGATCTGGGAATTAAAGTCCAATACTTGCATTCAGATGTTAAAACGCTGGAACGAATGCAAATTTTACGGGATTTACGCTTAGGCAAGTATGATGTATTGATTGGTATTAACCTCTTGCGTGAAGGAATTGATGTGCCTGAAGTTTCTTTGGTGGCAATTCTGGATGCGGACAAGGAAGGCTTTTTGCGAGCATACCGACCGCTAGTGCAGACGATGGGTCGGGCTTCACGTAATCAAAATGGTGAGGTTATTATGTATGCGGATTCGATTACCGATTCAATGCGGGAAGCAATCGAAGCAACGCAGCGTAGACGTAAATTGCAGATTGCCTTTAATGAGGAACACGGGATAACGCCAACAACAATTGTCAAACCGATTCGGGATACAATTTCGGCAACAAAAACAGCAGACGATGAACCTGACAGTGATAGTTTTGCCGACCTTAACTTTGATGAGCTGACTGCTAAGCAGAAGAAGACCATGATTTCTGATTTGCGTGAGCAGATGCAGGATGCTGCTAAGAAGCTGGACTTCGAGGGGGCAGCTACCTTACGGGATGCAATTATGGAATTAGAAAATTCAACGAGAAAACCGATTAAGAAAAAGGGAAAAACATTAAATGGCAAATGA
- the prfB gene encoding peptide chain release factor 2 (programmed frameshift) yields the protein MEISEIQSALDELKKRLDHFRGSLDLESIDESIAVNESKMQEPGFWDNQEKAQQLIAENNLLKEKRDSFIHLQENYQNEVTALELLRLEPDQDLQEEVETDLVKLQDEFHDYEMDLLLSGKYDNHNALLEIHPGAGGTEAMDWAAMLLRMYQRYADTRDFKFEINNYEPGEEAGVKSVSVRITGKNAYGLLKSENGVHRLVRISPFDSAKRRHTSFASVEVIPEIDDSIKIDINPKDLRIDVYRSSGAGGQHINKTSSAVRITHLPTGFVTTSQAQRSQLQNRETAMNELRAKLFHLEEEKKRQHKQELKGDQKEIGWGSQIRSYVFHPYNLVKDLRTGYETADTSGVMDGKLQPFVYAYLQWLLSQDNPE from the exons ATGGAAATTAGCGAAATTCAAAGTGCGCTAGACGAATTAAAAAAGCGGCTAGATCACTTTAGGGGGTCTCTT GACCTTGAATCAATTGATGAAAGTATTGCCGTAAATGAAAGCAAGATGCAGGAGCCGGGTTTTTGGGATAATCAAGAAAAGGCCCAGCAATTAATTGCTGAGAATAATCTGCTCAAGGAAAAACGTGACTCCTTTATTCATTTGCAAGAAAATTACCAAAATGAAGTAACTGCTCTGGAATTATTGCGGCTTGAGCCCGATCAGGATTTGCAAGAAGAAGTTGAAACTGACTTAGTTAAACTGCAGGATGAGTTTCATGATTATGAAATGGATCTGCTCTTATCGGGTAAATATGACAATCACAATGCTTTACTGGAAATTCATCCGGGTGCGGGTGGTACGGAAGCAATGGATTGGGCGGCAATGCTGCTTAGAATGTATCAGCGGTATGCTGATACACGTGATTTTAAATTTGAAATCAATAATTATGAACCAGGTGAAGAAGCTGGTGTCAAAAGCGTCAGTGTTCGAATAACAGGGAAGAATGCCTACGGGCTATTGAAGTCTGAAAATGGTGTTCATCGCTTAGTGCGGATTTCCCCGTTTGACTCTGCTAAGCGCCGGCATACGTCGTTTGCTTCAGTTGAAGTTATTCCTGAAATTGATGACAGTATCAAAATCGACATTAATCCTAAAGATTTGCGAATTGATGTTTACCGTTCAAGTGGTGCTGGTGGTCAGCACATCAATAAGACTTCTAGTGCGGTCCGGATTACCCACCTGCCTACGGGCTTTGTGACAACTTCACAGGCACAGCGTTCACAGCTGCAAAACCGCGAAACGGCAATGAACGAATTACGTGCCAAGCTTTTTCACCTAGAAGAAGAAAAGAAGCGTCAGCACAAGCAGGAGCTTAAGGGCGACCAAAAAGAAATTGGTTGGGGCTCACAAATTCGTTCTTACGTTTTTCATCCTTATAATTTAGTTAAGGATTTGCGTACTGGCTATGAAACTGCCGATACTAGTGGTGTAATGGATGGAAAGCTGCAGCCATTTGTCTATGCATATTTGCAGTGGCTGCTTAGTCAAGACAATCCAGAATAG
- the hprK gene encoding HPr(Ser) kinase/phosphatase has translation MVNAVKLEKLIRDNKIIHVAHGKQYVANTEITVSDIYRPGLELTGYFDFYPKQRIQLLGRTEISYSARLDHESLVRVFNKMCTPQTPCFFISRSLRIPRELVEAADKAQIPILTSPESTTYVSSILTEYLRERLAVRDTIHGVLVEVKGLGVLLTGDSGVGKSETALGLIHRGHRLIADDRVDVYQKDVETVVGEAPKILKHLMEIRGIGIIDVMDLFGVGAVKRRASISLVIKLVNWDNNENYDRLGFEESKREICNVEIPQITIPVKVGRNMEDIIEIATMNFRAKKWGYDATQTFDNNLTALIAENSQKNMSGDKDK, from the coding sequence ATGGTAAATGCTGTTAAATTAGAAAAGTTAATTCGAGATAACAAGATTATTCATGTTGCTCATGGTAAGCAGTATGTTGCGAATACAGAAATTACTGTGTCGGATATTTACCGGCCAGGGTTAGAGTTAACAGGTTATTTTGACTTTTATCCTAAGCAGCGAATTCAGCTGTTAGGGCGAACAGAGATTTCTTATTCAGCAAGGCTGGATCATGAGAGCCTTGTGCGAGTTTTTAATAAAATGTGTACACCGCAAACGCCCTGCTTTTTCATTTCGCGGTCGCTGCGAATTCCGCGAGAACTTGTTGAAGCTGCTGATAAGGCACAAATTCCCATCTTAACGTCGCCGGAATCAACGACATACGTTTCGAGTATTTTGACTGAATATCTGCGTGAGCGGTTAGCTGTGCGTGATACAATTCATGGCGTTTTGGTTGAAGTTAAGGGCTTAGGTGTATTATTGACCGGCGATTCTGGCGTTGGTAAGTCAGAAACTGCCTTAGGTTTAATTCATCGCGGGCACCGGCTAATTGCTGATGACCGGGTTGATGTTTACCAAAAAGACGTTGAAACCGTAGTGGGCGAGGCACCAAAGATTTTGAAGCATTTAATGGAAATCCGCGGTATCGGTATTATTGACGTTATGGATCTGTTCGGTGTCGGCGCGGTAAAACGGCGTGCCAGCATTAGCTTGGTAATTAAGCTGGTTAATTGGGACAATAACGAGAATTATGATCGTCTTGGCTTTGAGGAGAGCAAGCGCGAGATTTGTAATGTCGAAATCCCCCAAATTACCATTCCAGTTAAAGTTGGCCGGAACATGGAAGATATTATTGAAATTGCAACCATGAATTTCCGTGCTAAAAAGTGGGGTTATGATGCCACGCAAACTTTTGATAATAATTTAACAGCCCTAATTGCCGAGAATTCCCAAAAAAATATGTCAGGAGATAAAGATAAATGA
- the trxB gene encoding thioredoxin-disulfide reductase, with protein sequence MAKNYDVIIIGAGPGGMTAALYASRANLSVLLLDRGLYGGQMNNTDAIDNYPGFSDVKGPELGEKMYNSIMRFGTEFEYGDVQSVELDGNTKIVKTDAGEYTTQALIIATGADHRHLGVPGEEEYSGKGVSYCAVCDAAFFKDEDIAVIGGGDSAIEEGIYLAQSAKSVTVIHRRDQLRAQATLQKRAFANDKMHFIWNADTESIVGDGQKVTGVTYKDKETGEQKELATRGVFIYVGMLPQTAAFKDLGVLDDKGWIPTDEHMQTKVPGVFALGDVRAKDLRQIANAVGEGSVAGQEAYNYLQNLND encoded by the coding sequence ATGGCAAAGAATTATGATGTAATTATTATTGGTGCTGGCCCCGGCGGGATGACTGCCGCTCTTTATGCTTCACGTGCCAACTTGTCAGTGTTGTTACTTGACCGCGGACTTTATGGCGGTCAAATGAACAATACTGATGCGATTGATAACTATCCTGGCTTCAGTGACGTTAAGGGTCCTGAACTAGGCGAAAAGATGTACAATTCAATCATGCGTTTTGGTACTGAATTTGAATATGGTGATGTGCAGTCAGTTGAACTTGATGGCAATACCAAGATTGTTAAAACTGATGCTGGCGAATATACTACTCAGGCCTTAATTATTGCAACTGGTGCGGATCACCGTCACTTAGGTGTCCCGGGTGAAGAAGAATATTCGGGTAAGGGTGTTTCTTATTGTGCCGTTTGTGATGCCGCATTCTTCAAAGATGAAGATATTGCAGTCATTGGTGGGGGTGACTCCGCAATCGAAGAGGGTATTTACCTTGCGCAGTCTGCAAAGTCAGTGACAGTTATTCACCGCCGCGACCAATTGCGGGCACAAGCGACTTTACAAAAACGTGCTTTTGCTAACGATAAGATGCATTTTATTTGGAATGCTGATACTGAGTCAATTGTTGGTGACGGACAAAAGGTCACTGGTGTAACTTATAAGGACAAGGAAACTGGTGAACAAAAGGAGCTAGCTACCCGCGGCGTATTTATTTATGTCGGGATGCTGCCGCAAACTGCCGCATTTAAAGACTTAGGTGTTTTAGACGATAAGGGTTGGATCCCAACCGATGAACACATGCAGACTAAGGTTCCTGGGGTATTTGCTTTAGGTGATGTTCGGGCAAAGGACCTGCGCCAGATTGCTAATGCAGTTGGTGAAGGCAGTGTAGCTGGACAAGAAGCATACAACTACTTACAAAATTTAAATGATTAA
- a CDS encoding phospho-sugar mutase — translation MNAEQTFKDWQQVQNMPDYLKQQLATLGQDPKWVEDAFGQEINFGTAGMRGRLEPGTNRINLFTIERVTEGLARLIDENGLDAQKRGVVISFDSRYHSREFAEIAARVLGAHGIQVYLFDDLRPTPELSFAVRYLHTFAGINITASHNAKQYNGYKVYGADGAQMGPENAARVFAHAQQVNDMFTIKAAPVAQLREQGLLKLIGEDLDEAYLAELKNVNVNPQMIKENAAKLTIIYSPLHGTGKMIYDRAFRQGGFTNIIPVPSQSIIDPEFPTTKKPNPEYRDVFDPGVALANQKQADLIIATDPDADRMGACVRDENGNFQVLTGNQIATLMAYYLLVNLKNSGKLTSDYELITSIVSSQMPLKIARDFGIKTKSVLTGFKFIGEEVDRMNKEHDGQFLMGFEESYGYLFKPFARDKDAMQGALMFAEVASYYASRGMTVLDGLKEIWQKYGTSYEITRAIEMPGIGGQKKMASLMSKLRDEHLTAINGMSVIKTQDFLLQEETVNGQTQSMTDLPKSNVLKYFLADETWLALRPSGTEPVIKAYVGVNKPDIKTAESAAEDYQTALAELLK, via the coding sequence ATGAATGCAGAGCAGACTTTTAAGGATTGGCAACAAGTTCAGAATATGCCGGATTATTTAAAACAGCAGCTGGCGACCTTGGGTCAGGATCCGAAATGGGTTGAAGATGCTTTTGGTCAAGAGATTAATTTTGGTACCGCGGGGATGCGGGGGAGACTGGAGCCAGGGACAAACCGGATAAATCTGTTCACAATTGAGCGGGTTACTGAGGGCTTGGCGCGATTAATTGATGAAAATGGTCTTGATGCGCAAAAACGCGGCGTAGTTATTTCATTTGATTCCCGGTACCATTCGCGGGAGTTTGCGGAAATTGCTGCACGTGTTCTAGGTGCACACGGTATTCAGGTTTACTTGTTTGATGACTTGCGGCCGACACCAGAACTCTCATTTGCGGTACGCTATCTGCACACTTTTGCTGGGATTAATATCACGGCTTCCCACAATGCCAAGCAGTATAACGGCTACAAGGTCTATGGTGCTGATGGTGCCCAAATGGGTCCAGAGAATGCGGCGCGAGTATTTGCCCATGCACAGCAGGTTAACGATATGTTCACGATTAAGGCAGCACCAGTAGCGCAATTGCGTGAACAAGGATTATTAAAGTTAATTGGTGAAGACCTTGATGAAGCCTACTTGGCTGAATTAAAAAACGTTAATGTTAATCCGCAGATGATTAAGGAAAATGCCGCTAAGTTAACCATTATCTACTCACCGCTTCATGGTACCGGAAAAATGATTTACGACCGGGCATTTCGTCAGGGCGGGTTTACCAATATTATTCCCGTTCCCAGTCAGTCGATTATTGATCCGGAGTTCCCAACTACTAAGAAGCCTAATCCAGAATATCGTGATGTGTTTGATCCCGGTGTGGCTTTGGCTAACCAGAAACAGGCCGATTTGATTATTGCAACCGATCCTGATGCTGACCGAATGGGAGCATGTGTGCGTGATGAAAATGGCAATTTTCAAGTTTTGACAGGTAACCAAATTGCGACGTTAATGGCGTATTATTTGCTGGTTAATTTGAAAAACAGCGGCAAGTTGACTAGTGATTATGAATTGATTACCTCAATTGTTTCCAGTCAAATGCCGTTGAAGATTGCCCGAGATTTTGGCATTAAAACCAAATCAGTTTTGACTGGTTTTAAGTTTATTGGTGAAGAAGTTGACCGGATGAACAAAGAGCATGACGGACAGTTCCTGATGGGCTTTGAAGAGAGCTATGGTTACCTGTTTAAGCCGTTTGCTCGTGATAAGGATGCCATGCAGGGCGCGTTAATGTTTGCGGAAGTTGCATCATATTATGCTTCACGCGGGATGACGGTTTTAGACGGCTTAAAAGAAATTTGGCAAAAGTACGGTACGTCTTATGAAATTACGCGTGCAATTGAAATGCCGGGAATTGGCGGCCAAAAGAAGATGGCATCGTTAATGAGTAAGCTGCGTGACGAGCACTTGACTGCAATTAATGGGATGTCAGTAATTAAAACGCAGGACTTTTTATTGCAGGAAGAAACGGTCAATGGGCAAACGCAGTCGATGACGGACTTGCCGAAATCCAACGTCTTAAAATACTTCTTGGCTGACGAGACTTGGCTTGCTTTGAGACCATCTGGTACTGAACCGGTTATTAAAGCCTATGTTGGTGTGAACAAGCCTGATATTAAGACTGCTGAAAGTGCCGCAGAAGATTATCAAACGGCTTTAGCAGAACTGTTAAAATAA